The following proteins are encoded in a genomic region of Lactiplantibacillus plantarum:
- the rnc gene encoding ribonuclease III — MITELAAMLKERFGIVFNDPDLLAEAFTQASYVNEHQDQQLKYYERVEFLGDAVLELVVSEYLYKRYKDMPQGKLTRLRAAMVCEESFASFARECDFPQYIRLGKGEQKAHAWERDSLLCDIFESFVGALYLDQGREPVLKFVHQVIFPKLDEGRFDGVFDYKTTLQEYLQRDGDVAIDYQLIEQDGPANERSYEIAVLADGQKIGEGWGHSKKEAEQSAARQAYSQLQQK, encoded by the coding sequence ATGATTACAGAATTAGCTGCAATGTTGAAGGAACGGTTTGGCATTGTGTTTAACGATCCCGATTTATTGGCGGAGGCGTTTACACAAGCCTCGTATGTCAATGAACATCAGGACCAACAGTTGAAGTATTACGAACGGGTCGAATTTTTGGGGGATGCCGTCTTGGAGTTAGTGGTGTCCGAATATTTATACAAACGTTATAAAGACATGCCCCAAGGTAAGTTGACTCGTTTACGGGCCGCCATGGTTTGTGAAGAAAGTTTTGCAAGCTTTGCCCGTGAATGTGACTTTCCTCAGTACATCCGGTTAGGCAAGGGCGAACAAAAAGCGCATGCTTGGGAACGAGATTCACTTTTATGTGATATTTTTGAATCATTTGTCGGGGCACTGTACCTGGATCAAGGACGGGAACCTGTTTTGAAGTTCGTTCATCAAGTAATTTTTCCTAAGCTGGATGAGGGTCGTTTTGATGGCGTTTTTGATTATAAGACGACCTTGCAAGAATACTTGCAACGGGATGGCGATGTCGCAATCGACTATCAATTAATTGAACAAGATGGTCCAGCCAATGAGCGGTCTTATGAGATTGCCGTACTTGCCGATGGTCAAAAAATCGGTGAGGGCTGGGGGCATTCCAAGAAGGAAGCCGAACAGAGCGCTGCTCGGCAAGCTTATTCACAATTACAGCAAAAGTAA
- the plsX gene encoding phosphate acyltransferase PlsX produces the protein MIKIAIDAMGGDYAPNAVIEGVEQARDLFEDTVFLLYGQRDVINAQLKNRDRIQIINADEVITMEDEPVRAVRRKKHSSIVMAAQAVKDGQADAFFSAGNSGAVLAAGLFIVGRIKGIDRPGLVTVLPVVRNANQSNFVMMDIGANADSKPLNLQQYGVLGTYYAERMMQAKHPRVALLNNGTEDDKGNKVHKAAFELLSQTDGINFVGNVESRDLLNGVADVVVTDGFTGNAVLKSIEGTARSMLGLVKDAVYDTGISGKLGGLLLKNGFNEIRSQMDYSQYGGAVLLGLKAPVVKTHGSSKAPTIVNTIRQIRQMVSTDIVPGVAEYFANQQANQQASVDIPAEND, from the coding sequence ATGATTAAAATTGCGATTGATGCCATGGGTGGCGATTACGCCCCTAACGCTGTGATCGAGGGGGTCGAACAGGCTCGTGATTTATTTGAGGATACGGTCTTTTTATTATATGGTCAACGCGATGTGATTAACGCGCAACTGAAGAACCGTGATCGGATTCAAATCATCAATGCTGATGAAGTTATTACGATGGAGGATGAACCCGTACGTGCCGTTCGCCGTAAGAAGCATTCATCAATCGTAATGGCGGCTCAGGCCGTGAAGGATGGCCAGGCGGACGCCTTCTTTTCTGCCGGTAATTCGGGGGCCGTTCTGGCGGCCGGGTTATTTATCGTGGGCCGGATCAAAGGCATCGACCGACCGGGATTAGTGACGGTATTGCCAGTGGTACGCAATGCTAACCAATCGAACTTTGTGATGATGGATATTGGTGCTAATGCTGATAGTAAGCCACTGAACTTGCAACAATACGGTGTGTTAGGGACGTACTATGCAGAACGGATGATGCAAGCTAAGCATCCACGGGTTGCCTTACTCAATAACGGGACGGAAGATGACAAGGGAAATAAGGTCCATAAGGCAGCGTTTGAACTCTTGTCACAGACTGACGGTATCAATTTTGTCGGTAATGTTGAATCCCGGGACTTATTGAACGGGGTTGCTGATGTCGTCGTAACGGATGGTTTTACGGGTAACGCCGTTTTGAAGAGCATTGAAGGTACGGCGCGTTCCATGCTCGGTTTAGTGAAAGATGCCGTCTATGACACCGGTATCAGTGGCAAGTTAGGCGGCCTATTGCTTAAGAATGGGTTTAATGAAATCCGGTCTCAAATGGACTATTCTCAGTACGGTGGCGCGGTCTTACTAGGATTGAAGGCGCCGGTCGTTAAGACGCACGGTTCCAGCAAAGCGCCAACAATCGTGAATACTATCCGCCAAATTCGCCAGATGGTCAGTACGGATATCGTCCCAGGAGTTGCGGAATATTTTGCTAATCAACAAGCTAATCAGCAAGCAAGTGTAGACATTCCTGCTGAAAACGATTAG
- the recG gene encoding ATP-dependent DNA helicase RecG has protein sequence MGQQLSDAVATLSGVGPARQKGLAELGINTIADLLTYYPFRYEDLQVKDVNEIADQEKVTLKGTVASEPVLARFGRKKNRLNFRLLIDHDVYMVTFFNQPYLMKQIETGQDLAVYGKWDATRSSLTGMKIINPNNADSAFGSIYPASKTVKQGTIQKMIKQAYELYAPVITDIVPANLRAKYRLLPRRQMIHDMHFPASQADSTAARRSATYEEFLLFQMQMQVLKQTDATTNGIAIAYDNDRLKAFIKTLPFELTHAQKRVVNEICLDLKSPKHMNRLLQGDVGSGKTIVAAIVMYAAITAGYQAALMTPTEILAEQHANNLAQVFADTDVNVALLTGATKPAARKTLLAALAAGEINLLIGTHALIQDGVTYANLGLVITDEQHRFGVNQRAAFRQKGGQPDALAMTATPIPRTLAITAYGEMDVSEIDELPAGRQPIQTTWVRSNQANSALSFVHQQIDNGSQAYVVTPLIEESETLDVKNAEALSANLQEYFGASVKVGLLHGRMKPEEKDAVMAAFKAGDIQLLVSTTVIEVGVDVKNATIMMIYDADRFGLAQLHQLRGRVGRGTKASYCILVADPKNQQGIERMQIMTQTTNGFVLAQKDLELRGAGDVLGVKQSGMPEFKVGDPIADLTVLQVAQQDAHAIVQQPDWQSQPDNRALAAYLSQKLAAVGTLD, from the coding sequence ATGGGACAACAGTTGAGTGACGCGGTTGCAACTTTAAGTGGTGTCGGCCCAGCCCGCCAAAAAGGTTTAGCGGAGCTTGGGATTAATACGATTGCAGATCTATTGACCTATTATCCCTTTCGCTATGAAGATCTACAGGTCAAAGACGTCAATGAAATCGCCGATCAAGAAAAGGTGACACTAAAGGGTACTGTGGCTTCTGAACCTGTGCTAGCACGGTTTGGCCGTAAGAAGAATCGCCTGAATTTTCGCTTGTTAATCGACCATGACGTCTATATGGTGACTTTTTTTAATCAACCATACTTGATGAAACAGATTGAGACTGGCCAAGATTTAGCCGTTTATGGCAAGTGGGACGCCACGCGCAGTAGCTTGACGGGAATGAAGATCATCAATCCCAATAATGCGGATTCAGCGTTTGGTTCGATTTATCCGGCCAGCAAGACGGTCAAGCAGGGGACGATTCAGAAGATGATCAAACAAGCATATGAGTTATATGCCCCAGTCATTACGGACATTGTGCCTGCTAACTTACGTGCTAAATACCGACTGTTACCGCGGCGCCAAATGATTCATGATATGCACTTCCCAGCTAGTCAAGCCGATTCAACGGCCGCTCGACGCTCAGCGACCTACGAGGAGTTCTTGTTGTTTCAAATGCAAATGCAAGTTCTGAAGCAAACGGACGCGACGACGAACGGTATTGCGATCGCTTATGACAATGACCGACTAAAGGCGTTTATTAAAACACTGCCATTTGAATTGACCCACGCCCAAAAACGTGTCGTCAATGAAATTTGTTTGGATTTGAAGTCACCGAAGCATATGAATCGGTTGCTTCAAGGTGACGTGGGGTCCGGGAAAACGATTGTGGCTGCCATTGTCATGTATGCGGCGATTACCGCTGGTTATCAGGCCGCGTTGATGACGCCAACCGAAATTTTGGCTGAACAACACGCAAATAACTTGGCCCAGGTCTTTGCCGACACGGATGTCAACGTCGCACTGTTAACGGGTGCGACCAAGCCAGCTGCCCGCAAGACATTGTTAGCAGCGCTGGCTGCTGGTGAGATCAACTTATTGATTGGCACGCACGCCCTGATCCAGGACGGGGTGACTTATGCTAATTTGGGATTAGTTATTACCGATGAGCAACATCGCTTTGGGGTTAACCAACGGGCCGCCTTTCGTCAAAAAGGCGGGCAACCTGATGCACTAGCCATGACGGCAACACCAATTCCAAGGACATTGGCGATTACGGCGTATGGTGAAATGGACGTTTCTGAAATTGATGAATTACCGGCTGGTCGGCAACCGATTCAAACCACTTGGGTACGGAGCAACCAAGCTAATTCGGCGTTAAGCTTTGTTCATCAACAGATTGACAATGGATCGCAAGCCTATGTGGTGACACCATTGATTGAGGAATCCGAGACGCTGGATGTTAAAAACGCCGAGGCTCTGTCAGCTAATTTACAAGAGTATTTTGGGGCGAGTGTTAAAGTTGGACTGTTGCACGGTCGAATGAAACCTGAGGAAAAAGACGCGGTCATGGCGGCTTTTAAGGCGGGAGACATTCAGTTACTTGTTTCCACGACCGTGATTGAAGTGGGTGTTGACGTCAAGAATGCCACAATCATGATGATTTATGATGCTGACCGTTTTGGCTTGGCGCAACTACATCAATTACGCGGACGCGTCGGTCGTGGGACCAAGGCTTCATACTGTATTTTGGTGGCTGATCCCAAGAACCAGCAAGGGATTGAGCGGATGCAGATCATGACGCAGACAACAAATGGTTTTGTTTTGGCACAAAAAGACTTAGAATTACGAGGAGCCGGTGATGTGCTGGGTGTCAAGCAATCGGGAATGCCGGAATTTAAAGTGGGTGATCCGATTGCGGATTTGACCGTGCTACAAGTTGCCCAGCAAGATGCCCACGCAATCGTACAGCAACCGGATTGGCAAAGTCAACCGGATAATCGGGCACTAGCCGCCTATTTGAGCCAGAAGTTGGCTGCGGTGGGGACGCTCGATTAA
- a CDS encoding DAK2 domain-containing protein, with amino-acid sequence MKITTITNLEFGKMVQAASQKLNQRAEFINSLNVFPVPDGDTGTNMSLSMASGAKYEREETSTKVGDLASALAKGLLMGARGNSGVILSQIFRGFSKAVADKESLTANDLAAALAAGAQTAYKAVMKPTEGTILTVIRKAAGAGKEAVKTTDDICEVMDAVVTAAEAALKSTPDLLPVLKQVGVVDSGGQGLTFVLEAFSDSLSGKVDESQDYVPDDAEMDSMIDAAHHQSVQGQLDPNDIKYGYCTEIMVRIGDGKLVDHKFDYDTFYEYLAKLGDSLLVINDDEIVKVHVHTEHPGDVMTWGQRFGALIKVKVDNMRLQQETIMEHDKEDEAQAAAEPALPSQPQVDMHGYAIISVSSGDGIGKLFKGLGVTDIIAGGQTMNPSTADIVKAVNDSGAQQALVLPNNKNIFLAAEQAAEVADVPVKIIHSQTISQGMTAMLAFNAEADLDDNQAAMEETLSTVVSGQVTHAVRDTTIDGLEIKKDDYMGLVDGKIVITNPDRDTAALDMVKAMLDEDSELVTIIYGKDATKTDADHLAAKVQELDDELEIEIHEGDQPVYPFLVSVE; translated from the coding sequence TTGAAAATCACCACGATTACTAATCTTGAATTTGGCAAAATGGTGCAGGCTGCTTCACAAAAGCTGAACCAACGTGCTGAATTTATTAATTCTTTGAACGTCTTTCCGGTACCAGATGGTGATACCGGGACTAATATGAGCTTATCGATGGCCAGCGGTGCCAAATATGAACGTGAAGAAACCAGTACAAAAGTAGGCGACCTAGCGTCAGCCTTAGCCAAGGGACTCTTGATGGGGGCCCGTGGTAATTCTGGTGTGATTCTATCACAAATTTTTCGGGGCTTTTCTAAAGCCGTAGCGGATAAGGAGAGCTTAACCGCTAACGATTTAGCAGCCGCCCTCGCAGCCGGTGCTCAGACCGCCTACAAGGCCGTTATGAAGCCGACTGAAGGAACTATCCTCACTGTCATCCGCAAAGCTGCTGGTGCCGGTAAGGAAGCTGTTAAAACGACCGATGATATTTGTGAAGTTATGGATGCCGTCGTTACGGCTGCTGAAGCTGCATTGAAGTCCACGCCGGACTTGTTACCCGTTTTAAAACAAGTTGGGGTTGTTGATTCCGGTGGTCAGGGGCTGACCTTCGTGCTGGAAGCCTTTAGTGACTCATTAAGCGGCAAGGTCGACGAATCACAGGACTATGTTCCGGACGATGCTGAAATGGATTCGATGATTGATGCTGCCCACCATCAAAGTGTGCAGGGGCAATTAGACCCGAATGATATCAAGTATGGCTACTGTACCGAAATTATGGTGCGAATCGGCGATGGTAAGTTAGTTGATCACAAGTTCGACTATGACACTTTCTATGAGTACTTAGCAAAATTGGGCGATTCATTACTTGTCATCAACGATGATGAAATCGTTAAGGTGCACGTTCATACGGAACATCCTGGCGATGTCATGACGTGGGGCCAACGTTTTGGGGCGTTGATCAAAGTTAAAGTTGATAATATGCGTCTACAACAAGAAACCATCATGGAACATGATAAGGAAGACGAAGCGCAAGCCGCTGCTGAGCCCGCCTTACCTTCACAACCACAAGTTGACATGCATGGTTATGCGATCATCTCTGTGTCATCGGGTGATGGGATCGGCAAGCTATTTAAGGGCTTGGGTGTCACCGACATCATTGCTGGTGGTCAAACGATGAATCCAAGTACCGCGGATATCGTCAAAGCTGTTAATGACAGTGGTGCCCAACAAGCATTAGTATTGCCAAACAACAAAAACATCTTTTTGGCAGCTGAACAAGCTGCGGAAGTTGCCGATGTCCCAGTTAAAATTATCCACAGTCAGACGATTTCGCAAGGCATGACTGCAATGTTGGCATTCAATGCTGAAGCTGATTTAGACGATAATCAGGCCGCGATGGAAGAAACCTTGAGTACGGTTGTTAGTGGTCAAGTCACACATGCTGTTCGCGACACGACGATTGATGGCCTTGAAATCAAGAAAGATGATTACATGGGCTTAGTTGATGGCAAAATCGTAATTACGAATCCAGATCGCGATACCGCTGCTTTGGATATGGTCAAAGCCATGCTCGACGAAGATAGCGAACTCGTAACGATTATTTACGGCAAGGATGCAACTAAAACTGACGCTGATCATTTGGCAGCTAAGGTGCAAGAGTTGGATGATGAATTAGAAATTGAAATTCATGAAGGTGACCAACCAGTTTACCCATTCCTTGTGTCAGTTGAATAG
- the smc gene encoding chromosome segregation protein SMC, whose translation MQLKSLEISGFKSFADKTKIDFQAGMTGIVGPNGSGKSNIIEAIRWVLGEQAVKSLRGTKMTDVIFAGSANRKPLNMAKVTITFDNSDHFLPLDYAEVSITRKLFRNGDSDYLINNQSCRLKDITNLMIDTGLGKDSFSVISQGRVEAVFNAKPEERRSIIEDVAGVLKYKKDKFTTENKLAETTDYLDRVNDIIAELNQQKGPLEEQASLARDYQDQKQKFDYLDRSRLVKKLTIARDQLQGVNEKLASAKALVAKYQQQVDAGATKLANLKTQQTAQLKQKDELVAQNLELIKTIENTQGQQGVDAERRQNQQSEQERLTASLTATEQQIATQTEQQTQLEQTLSEQQAQVKAVKAQVAELTTATSAAGRQQLADELEKLRNAYIDEKQVQAELNNEAKNLVKQHQQSGSQSTALAERLAQAQANLKRVQTTVDVHNREQRDLENQVNQQQATLTAQQAQVKTNAERIDEQQQRWLDAAGLMQREKSRLEALQAVQERYTNFYAGVRMVLQHRQQFSGVAGAVSELLTVPDQYTKAVEVALGGQLQNIVCDTQQTAKTVVNFLKQNHAGRATFLPIERITARQLPVNTERDLSQQPGVLGVASELVDCESRLTAIKRYLLGTTAIVDTLDHAMAISRSRRFRCKLVTIDGETIAASGAITGGATRHDDNGLLQQQQSAEKIAANVAQMQSELVTYEQGLADLKKANQDLTVQVETTRQQLSELKDRLSQTQAQLQAAQSEQTQLSRQVKALTYEQQQTQADDSYEDLVARNQQAQAANAAKLKDYQDQMKTVQQQQTDYESYQQTQTTKLQAQREQLITLQEHVKQTQRQLEQCQATLAQNEETKKQIQADLTAIKTTLASQQMSVAERDTVLKTAKAKQAAVEEQRKTCEQQLATLNDQVEELSTQQVRLQQLAAAATDDYRRLELSQTKLTGEVDHATADLAEKYQLTVAAAQADVSDLALPAITEQLKLLKRGLDEIGTVNLGAIDEFERVKERFDFLNNQASDLTEAKEHLLQTMADLDTTVATRFKTAFDQVASEFSTIFEQMFGGGKAELILTDPEHLLTSGVDIMAQPPGKKFQRLSLLSGGERALTAITLLFAILAVRPVPFSILDEAEAALDDANVDRFSQYLNDFQTGTQFVIITHRKGTMMHADVLYGVTMEESGVSKMVSVSLADLKDEQK comes from the coding sequence ATGCAACTTAAATCATTAGAAATCAGCGGATTTAAATCATTTGCTGATAAAACCAAAATTGATTTTCAAGCCGGAATGACGGGGATTGTCGGCCCAAACGGTAGTGGTAAGAGTAACATTATTGAAGCTATTCGCTGGGTCCTCGGAGAACAGGCCGTCAAAAGTTTACGCGGCACTAAGATGACCGACGTCATTTTTGCCGGCTCGGCTAATCGAAAACCGTTGAATATGGCTAAAGTCACGATCACGTTTGATAACAGTGACCACTTTTTACCTTTGGATTACGCAGAAGTTAGTATTACGCGGAAACTCTTTCGTAACGGTGACAGCGATTATTTAATTAATAATCAGAGTTGCCGGTTGAAAGATATTACGAATTTGATGATTGATACTGGTCTGGGAAAAGACTCATTTTCAGTGATTTCTCAAGGTCGTGTTGAGGCGGTCTTTAATGCGAAACCAGAAGAGCGCCGCAGCATTATCGAAGATGTCGCTGGGGTCTTAAAGTACAAAAAGGATAAGTTCACGACGGAGAATAAATTAGCGGAAACGACGGATTATTTAGACCGCGTGAACGATATCATTGCTGAATTGAATCAGCAAAAGGGGCCGTTGGAAGAACAGGCGAGTCTTGCCCGGGATTATCAAGATCAAAAACAAAAATTTGATTATTTGGACCGTTCGCGGCTCGTTAAGAAGTTGACGATTGCTCGTGATCAACTACAAGGTGTCAATGAAAAGTTAGCTAGTGCCAAGGCGTTAGTGGCTAAGTATCAGCAACAAGTTGATGCTGGTGCAACCAAGCTAGCTAATTTAAAAACCCAGCAGACAGCTCAATTAAAGCAAAAAGATGAGCTGGTAGCACAAAATCTTGAGCTGATTAAGACCATCGAAAACACGCAAGGACAACAAGGGGTTGACGCTGAACGGCGGCAAAACCAACAGTCTGAGCAGGAACGGCTGACGGCCAGTTTGACCGCAACTGAGCAACAGATTGCGACGCAAACCGAGCAACAAACCCAATTAGAACAAACATTATCTGAGCAGCAAGCCCAAGTTAAGGCAGTCAAAGCGCAAGTTGCCGAGTTAACGACGGCAACGAGTGCGGCCGGCCGTCAGCAGTTGGCTGATGAGCTGGAAAAATTACGCAATGCTTATATTGATGAAAAACAAGTTCAGGCTGAACTGAATAACGAAGCGAAGAACCTCGTTAAGCAACATCAACAGTCTGGCAGTCAGAGCACAGCGTTAGCAGAACGGCTAGCACAGGCTCAGGCTAACTTGAAACGGGTGCAGACGACCGTAGACGTGCACAATCGTGAGCAACGTGATTTAGAAAATCAAGTTAATCAGCAGCAGGCCACGCTAACAGCCCAACAAGCCCAAGTAAAAACGAATGCAGAGCGGATCGACGAGCAACAGCAACGTTGGTTAGACGCGGCTGGCTTGATGCAGCGTGAAAAGTCACGGCTAGAGGCGTTGCAAGCTGTTCAGGAACGCTATACGAACTTTTATGCGGGCGTTCGAATGGTCTTACAACATCGCCAACAGTTTAGTGGCGTTGCCGGGGCCGTTTCAGAACTCCTGACCGTTCCTGATCAGTATACTAAGGCGGTCGAAGTTGCGCTGGGCGGACAGTTGCAAAATATTGTTTGTGACACACAACAGACGGCTAAAACTGTTGTTAATTTCTTAAAACAAAATCACGCCGGTCGGGCAACCTTTTTGCCTATCGAGCGGATCACAGCTCGTCAACTTCCCGTTAACACTGAGCGCGATTTATCACAACAACCTGGTGTGTTGGGCGTGGCTAGCGAGTTGGTCGATTGTGAATCACGATTGACGGCAATCAAACGTTACTTGTTAGGAACAACGGCGATTGTGGACACGCTAGACCACGCGATGGCAATTTCACGGAGCAGACGTTTTCGGTGCAAATTGGTAACCATTGATGGTGAAACGATTGCGGCCAGTGGGGCCATCACCGGTGGTGCGACTCGCCATGATGATAATGGGCTACTCCAACAGCAACAATCCGCGGAAAAAATTGCAGCTAATGTTGCCCAGATGCAGTCTGAATTAGTAACCTATGAACAAGGGCTAGCAGACCTTAAAAAAGCTAACCAAGACTTGACGGTTCAGGTTGAAACGACCCGCCAACAACTAAGTGAACTTAAGGATCGCCTTAGTCAGACACAGGCCCAGTTACAGGCGGCACAGAGCGAGCAAACGCAGCTAAGTCGTCAAGTTAAGGCTTTAACTTATGAGCAGCAACAGACGCAAGCTGATGATAGCTATGAAGACTTAGTGGCTCGTAATCAACAAGCGCAAGCGGCTAATGCGGCTAAGCTTAAAGACTATCAGGACCAAATGAAAACAGTCCAACAACAGCAAACGGATTACGAAAGTTATCAACAGACTCAAACGACGAAATTACAAGCCCAGCGTGAACAACTGATTACGTTGCAGGAACACGTGAAACAAACGCAACGACAATTAGAACAATGTCAGGCGACCTTGGCGCAAAATGAAGAGACGAAAAAGCAAATTCAAGCGGATTTAACAGCAATTAAAACAACGTTAGCGAGCCAGCAAATGTCGGTCGCAGAACGCGATACGGTCTTGAAAACAGCTAAGGCTAAACAGGCTGCGGTTGAAGAACAACGGAAAACGTGTGAACAACAGCTAGCAACGCTTAATGATCAGGTTGAAGAATTATCGACCCAGCAAGTTCGGTTGCAACAACTCGCAGCGGCCGCAACGGATGATTACCGTCGCTTGGAATTAAGCCAAACAAAATTGACTGGCGAAGTCGACCACGCCACGGCTGATCTGGCTGAAAAGTACCAGTTGACAGTTGCCGCAGCACAAGCTGACGTCAGTGACTTAGCGTTACCTGCGATTACAGAACAGTTGAAACTGCTTAAACGGGGCTTGGATGAGATTGGAACGGTAAACCTCGGCGCGATTGACGAATTCGAGCGGGTCAAGGAACGCTTTGACTTTCTCAATAACCAAGCTTCCGATTTAACTGAAGCCAAGGAACACTTACTGCAAACAATGGCTGATTTGGATACGACCGTTGCCACCCGCTTTAAAACGGCATTTGATCAAGTCGCTAGCGAATTTAGTACGATTTTTGAACAGATGTTTGGCGGCGGTAAGGCTGAATTGATCTTGACCGACCCAGAACATTTATTGACCAGTGGGGTTGATATCATGGCCCAGCCACCGGGCAAAAAATTTCAGCGATTAAGCTTACTTTCTGGTGGGGAACGGGCGTTAACGGCTATTACGTTATTATTTGCCATTTTAGCAGTGCGCCCCGTGCCATTCAGTATCTTAGATGAAGCCGAAGCTGCGTTAGACGATGCCAACGTGGATCGGTTCAGTCAGTATTTGAATGATTTTCAAACGGGAACGCAGTTTGTGATCATTACTCATCGAAAAGGAACAATGATGCACGCTGACGTACTTTATGGGGTAACCATGGAAGAGTCAGGTGTCTCCAAGATGGTCTCAGTCTCCTTGGCAGATTTAAAAGATGAACAAAAATAA
- the acpP gene encoding acyl carrier protein produces MTKEEIFDKIADIIADRFEVDKATITNEMNLQTDLDADSIDFVEFVLELEDTFGSEISDEDAEKLSTVGEVVDYVAAHQAK; encoded by the coding sequence ATGACGAAAGAAGAAATTTTCGATAAAATTGCGGATATCATTGCTGATCGGTTCGAAGTTGATAAAGCAACGATTACCAACGAAATGAACTTGCAAACCGATTTGGATGCTGATTCCATCGATTTTGTTGAGTTTGTACTGGAATTAGAAGACACCTTTGGTAGCGAAATCTCAGACGAAGATGCCGAAAAATTGTCAACGGTCGGCGAAGTCGTCGATTACGTGGCAGCGCACCAAGCAAAATAA
- the ftsY gene encoding signal recognition particle-docking protein FtsY, which yields MGLFSRLKKAFSLPESDDAQTTSAASEAPATTSQANAPVSDDRAPSSQQPARSEGATTESTATPVSSTAVSEATSTADEPATVKSAATSEAPADSTAAVSAQSGSQASLQSATVSEAPLTASAMVAQSLAALSASAAQVSQAAASDVALATKSDAVVEGNAMSESVASTAPAVKSSATTATESAAPTVNAAADSESAEPEPTEAERYDEGLKKSRKTFGDRINAFLANFRHVDEAFFDDLEDTLIESDVGYETAMRISDELRDEVKLKNAKSKKEISSVIVEKLVDMYGEAGEGEDNSIHMAKSGPTVILFVGVNGAGKTTTIGKMANMYKQQGKKVLLAACDTFRAGAIQQLQVWGQRDGVDVVAKAEKSDPAAVCFDAVKKAKAEDYDVLFVDTAGRLQNKVNLMNELEKIKRVITREIPDAPHEVLLVLDATTGQNALNQAKLFKQSTDVSGIVLTKLDGTARGGIVLAIRNELHLAVKYVGLGEKVTDLRPFNANDFVYGLFKDIITG from the coding sequence ATGGGACTATTTAGTCGGTTAAAAAAAGCGTTTAGTTTACCAGAATCAGATGACGCTCAAACAACGTCAGCTGCCAGTGAAGCGCCAGCAACGACAAGTCAAGCTAACGCACCGGTCAGTGACGACCGGGCCCCTTCGTCACAACAGCCAGCTCGCTCGGAGGGCGCAACAACTGAATCAACTGCGACACCGGTGTCCAGTACAGCCGTAAGCGAAGCGACAAGCACTGCGGACGAACCAGCGACAGTAAAATCGGCAGCTACTAGTGAAGCCCCGGCCGATAGCACGGCGGCAGTGAGTGCACAGTCTGGTTCACAAGCATCACTGCAATCGGCGACGGTGTCGGAAGCGCCACTCACAGCCAGTGCAATGGTTGCCCAGTCACTAGCTGCATTAAGTGCGAGTGCGGCACAAGTTAGTCAAGCGGCCGCGAGCGACGTGGCGTTAGCGACTAAGTCTGATGCGGTAGTTGAAGGCAACGCTATGTCAGAATCAGTAGCCAGTACGGCGCCAGCAGTCAAGTCATCAGCGACGACTGCGACTGAATCCGCCGCACCGACTGTTAATGCGGCGGCTGATTCGGAATCGGCTGAGCCGGAGCCAACTGAGGCAGAACGTTATGATGAAGGACTGAAAAAGTCGCGGAAAACGTTTGGTGATCGTATCAATGCCTTCTTGGCTAATTTCCGCCATGTCGACGAAGCGTTCTTCGATGATTTGGAAGATACGCTGATTGAATCTGATGTGGGTTATGAGACCGCGATGCGAATTAGTGACGAGCTACGTGACGAAGTTAAATTAAAGAACGCGAAGAGCAAGAAAGAAATCTCAAGCGTCATCGTCGAAAAGCTCGTTGATATGTACGGTGAAGCTGGTGAAGGCGAGGATAACTCGATTCACATGGCTAAGAGTGGTCCAACCGTTATTTTATTTGTCGGGGTCAATGGTGCTGGTAAGACCACTACAATCGGTAAGATGGCGAACATGTACAAGCAGCAAGGCAAGAAGGTCTTGTTGGCGGCTTGTGATACGTTTAGAGCTGGTGCAATCCAGCAGTTGCAAGTCTGGGGGCAACGAGACGGGGTTGACGTGGTCGCTAAGGCCGAAAAAAGTGATCCAGCGGCCGTTTGCTTTGACGCGGTTAAGAAGGCTAAGGCCGAAGATTATGACGTGCTCTTTGTGGACACTGCTGGTCGGCTTCAAAACAAAGTCAACTTGATGAATGAATTGGAAAAGATCAAGCGGGTCATCACCCGTGAAATCCCTGATGCACCACATGAGGTCTTACTGGTGCTGGATGCCACGACTGGGCAAAACGCGCTGAACCAAGCCAAATTGTTTAAACAGTCGACGGATGTCAGTGGGATTGTGTTAACTAAACTTGATGGTACGGCACGTGGTGGGATCGTCTTAGCTATTCGTAATGAATTGCATCTTGCTGTAAAGTACGTTGGTTTAGGTGAAAAGGTGACTGAT